Part of the Spirochaetota bacterium genome is shown below.
TCATAAGCCACTTCACCTCTGATCTTACTTTGTAATAATTTTTCGCGCAAATTTAATAAATCATTTTTCAAAGAAGCATCTATAATTAAATCATCTACTTGCACTATAATTCCACCTAAAATAGTTGGGTCTATGACCTCTTCAACAATAATATTCTTATTAAATCTATCCTCAAGACTCTTTTTAATCCTGTTTATAATATCTTTATCAAGCTTTATACTGCTAATTAAAGTGATTTTCTGGCGGTTATTAACTATATCAAGTAATTCGCTAAAAGCGATATTAATATCCGGTATGTCCTGTTGACGCCCATTGTCAATTAATACTTTAAGAAAGTTAACCATAAGTTCAGATAGTTCACTGCCAAAAACTTTATCCACAAATTGCTTTTTTGATTCCTTTGTAATTCCTGGCGCACTAAAATAACGCATCAAATCCTGATCATTTTTTAATAATTCAGCAAGGAAGGATAGTTCCTCCTCAATTTTTGATATTGCGTTTTTCTCATGCGCAATTTCTAACAAAGCACCTGCATAAACTTTCGCTACTTCACTTGTTGCCACAGCGATAACCCTACTCATTAAAATTTAAGGACAGTTCAGTATTACTGAACTGTCCTTATTTTTTGTAATGCCTCTTCAACAAGGGCTTTCTGATCTTCTACTTTGAGATTCTTTGCGATAATTTTTGCAGCAATATCTGTTGATATTGTTACAACTTCAGCATGAATCTCTGCCAGCGCTTTATCCTTAGCAAGATTAATCTCACGTCGCGCTCTCTCAATGAGGTCCTTGGCTTCCTGATTTGCTTTTTCAACTATGGAATTTCTCAACCTTTCCGCATCAGCCTTGCCTTCAGCGATGATGCTTGCTGCCTCCTCTTTTGCCTTATCCATCATTGCTTTATGCTCAGCAAATAGCCTTTCGGCTTCAAGACGGGACTTCTCTGCAGATTCAATATCACCACGAATCTTCTCAGCCCTTGCATCAAGCGCCTCAACAATAGGCTTCCATGCGGCTTTCCATAATATCAATAACAACACTATAAAGGTTATTATTGTCCATAACAGGAGGCCGGGATCAACCTTTAGCAAGCCTTCTTTTAAAACTTCCATAGTGAACTACCTGTTAAAAGATTTACTTAACTTCAGTCTGCGCTGCTGCTGGTTTTTCAACTGGTGGTGTAACAACTGGTGACTTAGTTGCTAGCATAAATGTTACAACGAGAGCAAAGAATGTGAAACCTTCAATAAGAGCAGCAGCAATAATCATTGCTGTTCTTAAGTCACCGCTCAACTCAGGTTGACGAGCCATACCCTCTAAAGCACCAGTAGCTAACTTACCAATTCCAAGTGCTGCACCAAAAACTATCAAACCGGCTCCAAAACCAGCTCCCAAGTAAGAATAGCCTAGATATTCCATTGACTCCTCCTCGTAAATTTTTGAGTATTAAAATTTAACACCAATATGTTATTGCGAACATAATATATTGAATACCTCTTTCCACTCAAATTAATGAGCATGCATAGAGGCACCAATAAACATAGCTGAAAGCACAGCAAAAATATACGCCTGGATAAAGGCTACCAATAACTCAAGCAAATAAATCATTAATGAACCGGCAACAGACCCTATGCCAACCCAATAACTCTGGAACATCATGACAAGATAAATGAATATTATTATCACCACATGGCCAGCTGTCATATTTGCAAAAAGTCGGACTGTTAAGGCAAAAGGTTTAATTAAAAGTCCAATTATTTCAATGGGGAACATTAAAGGCAATACAAAGGCAGGAACCCCGTGTGGTACTAAACCCGCCCAGTAACCAAATACTCCTTGTTTGATCATTCCTATTCCAAGCATACCAACAAGTGTACAGAGAGCAAGACCACCCGTTACAGCTAGGTTACCTGTAGCCGTTGCCATGCCAGGGATTAACCCAATAAGATTGCAGAAAAGTATAAAGAAAAATACAGTAAGAAAATAGGGCATCGCCTTTTTCACATAATGATGGTCAAAATTAGGCTCTACAATTTCATCATGTACAAATGCTATTAACACTTCCCATAAATTAACCCATCGTGAACGCGAACCATAAGACGCATTTTTTATTTTACGAGCAACCGGTATAAAAACAATTAAACATAAAAATGCTGACAACCATAGCATTAAAACCCATTTGGTAATTGTCATATCAAAAATACCAAATAGTTTTTCATGAAAAAATTTCTGGTTAATTTTACCGATAAAGCCATCATGGATGGGGTGATCAGTTAGGTGATGCATTACGATATCATACATCGACTCTTTTTCACCACTTTCAGATGATTGGATAATAGCCTGTAAACCTTGTAGCAGTTGAATCATAGCCTTAAACACCTCATCAAATTTTTTTATTATCTGACTGATGTAACATAAACGTTACATCCATTTACGCTTTTTAGAACCGCTACTATTGTTGTTATCACCTTGCTGCGACCGCTTTAAAAGACGCTCAAGCTCGGATAAGCTTTTCATTAAATTATAAAAACCTGCTCCCATTCCAATAATTGTCCCTATAACAACAAAAACTGGACTGCTATTGAAATGTTTATCAAGTAAATACCCACCATATAAGAACACAAGAATCGTAATTGCAAGTTGAATGCCAATTGTTGAATATGCAAGTATGATTCTTGTGATATCCCTTTTCACATAAACCTCAAAAACTAACACTGAATTCCATACAAGCACCATACCTTTTTTTGTCAACAAAATAAGTCTGATTTTTTTTAAAAAAATTATTATTGTTATTATATACAATATTTAATATTTATTATACATCTCTTTGAAATTAGTAAAATTAGTTACTAACTTAAGTAATATTATATAAAATATTTTATATACATATTATTATAAAGAACCGCTCTATGAAATAATAAACCCTTATAAGATATATATTACTCTTCAACAATATTATTTTTTTTAGGCTCAAAGTCGATAAATGAAAATGTGAAACAATAATGCTACCACTGAGGGTTTGCAATGAAATTATCAATTAAGCTTATCGAAAAAAATAATGAATTTATTGCTACATGTCCCGAACTTGATATAAGTTGCTACGCTTCAAATAAAATTGAAGCAATTAAAAGAATTCAAAGCATTCTTTCATTTTACATTCAATCAGCTCAGGAATTAGGTTACTCTGTAGAAAATTTTGAGACTATTGACGTTGATGGCACGCATTATCAGTTTAACCATGACATTTATCCACCATTAAATTCCACTATGCACTAATAACAGAGCTGGCTTTAAAAGCCAGCTCTACTATTACATTTATCACTTTATTAACTTAGTTATTTTCCTTCAAGTTGGTCCTCATGTATTGTAAACTTATTGATATGCAACATATCTCTTTTCCACTTTGCTAAATTTTCAGCTCTTTTTTTTCGGTATATCATATTTTCAATCTGATCCTTAACTTTTTCAAAAGACATAACCTGCTTAATCTGTTTTCCTTTTTGATTAATAAATGTAGTGAATCTGGTATCTTTATATTTTTCGTATTCATCGCGGATTTCCTTTGGAGTAATAACAATTCCACGGTCTGCAATATAATCCATATATTCTTTTGCAAAGAGCATGTTTTTTCTTTTTTCAACTTCTTTCTTTAACTCCTCATTTGCTTGTAAGTTATCTTTTATTGCTTCTCTTTTAAGAAGAGCTACTTTAAAGGCATTCTTTGCAATATCTATTCTTTTGGTGTCATCTACCGTAGCCTTTGACAACGGGCTCCCCTTGTGCTGAAAATATGAAATTCGCTTATCTAGGTCTGCAACGGTAAAGGAGCTATCTCCAACCTTAAAAATAATATCATTGGGATTTTTACTTTTGCAATTTTTCTCATTAAATTGCACATCTGACGCATTCATTAATTTTTCAATATAATTATTAGCAGCTTTCCTCAACAATAATTGTTCAAGCCTTTTTGCCTGCATTTCATCATCAATTATTTTATTAAGGTTTTTTTTGGTTAATTCTTTTTTGTCTACCAATTGCACAATATATATCCCCTGTTGAGTTTTAATAGGAGTTTCAACAATACCTGGTTTTTTTTGTTCGATAGCTGCTACGATTTCTGGTGACAGCATATCCTTTACTACATAACCAATATCACCACCATTTTTCTTTGAGAAATCGTCAGAGTACATTTTTGCAAGTTCTTCAAATTTTTCACCATTCTTTAATTTACCAATTATTTCATTTGCCTTGCTTTGTACTTCAGCATAAGCTTTTTCCAGCTCCGCACCTGATAGGTTTACACGTTTATTATTAATAATCTTAAAATCCCTTACACGCAGGAGAATCTGTTTTAAATGATATGCTGGTTCTTTGAATTCGGCTTTATCTTTAATTTCCCTGTCATACAGATGCTTTAACAAAACCGATTCTAATGCCATGTCCTCAAGGAATCTATATTTCTCTGTATTTAAGAGATTCTCTTTTTTAGCTTCTTCTAAAGCTATATTTTCAATAGCCATCATTTCTAGTTTATCTTTTTGCTGCTTTTTGCTTTTCATTATTGCTTCAACAGAAAATTGTTTATCCTGAAGCCACTGCTTAAATTGTCCTCTTGTAATAGTTGCACCGCTATATGTAGCCAAAACATCAGAACTGCATTTACACCCTATTAGAGCAGCAACAACTAGCATTACTACTGTTACAAACAAGAGCCTCTTCATATAAATCCTCCACCTATAGATAATATCCCAACCCTTATTCAAACCACACTAATCAATTGTAGATACAACGTGATTAATAATTATATGGAAATATACTATTTTTTTAGTACTACAACATTTTATTCAATAGTATTAAATAATCTTTTTATTAATTGTTTGCTATAGTGCAAAGCATAATAATTTTTGCAATTATCTTTTTAGAAAAAAATGTATATTTTTGGTTACACGATATTTACAATGAGTTTTCTATAAATAGTACCATTCTTCTATAATTTTATGAATTAATTCATATAACCATTAGATATAAATTTTTTTATTTTCAATGTATTCTATAAATTTTTATTCAAATACTATTGACAGAAATTACTATAGTGCATAGGATTCACATTACCAGGATAATTTAATTATATTGTTATTTGCTTATGAGAGATAAAGCTTTCTACAGAAATAAATTGAATTCGCTTATCCATCAGGATAATTCCTTTGATTGTGAAACATTAATTGAATATGGTTACGATGCAATTGAAAAAGGTAATTTTAGAAAAGCATTCAGACTCTTTGCCCTTGCATACCGTTTAATTGGCAATCACCCTGAAATACTCAATGGTCTTGGACTGACATTGTGTGAAATGGGGAAATTAAAATTTTCAAAAAACTTTCTTTTATTTGCGTTAAAAAAATTTCCTGATAATGTTTTGATTTTATCAAATCTTGCAACTGTGTATTTTGAAGAATATGATTATGACAGGTCAATTTATTATTATACACGTGCACTTGAAGTTGATCCTAACTTCATTGAGGCACATATAAATCTTATTAATGTATACTTTGAACGGGGAGATATTTTCATGGCATACATTTCATGCCTTGACCTACTCAAGAAAGATCCACATAATCCCGAAGTCCAGGAATTGTGTAATGATATAATACTTAATATGGGATTATCGCTAGTGTAGTATTACGGTTGTGTCAATTGCTCACGTAGATCAATTTTCCACTTACCGTTTTCTTTAACCAGCTTATGAACAACTTCCATGCCAATAGCATTTTGCTTGTTATGCTTCACACATTGTAATGTCACCGTAGCATTGTCTTTTGTCTTTTCTATCTTTACGACATCCCATTTTGAATCTGCATCATGATGAACCCATACAAACGGGTACACAGCACCATGTTTTTTCTTCATATTTTCAACCTGATTTCGTGATGTGCTGTCTAGAAATTCAAGCAACTGCTTTTCATCAGTTGTTGTAAGATAGCTCATAACAACAGATGCTGCTTCGTCAAGGGGCTCATGCTTACACGAAATAAACTTAAGAACAAGTATTAATATAAGCAGTATTGTTAAAAAGCTTATGTTTTTAGTATATTTTAGCATTTGGTTTAGCACCTTACTCTTTTTATAATAGAGTTGATTATCTTACTTAAAACCTTGCGATGTGTATGACTTTTTCATCTGGGTGAATTGTTACGTTGAGCTATCGCCAATACTATTTTATTCCCATGATTTGCGATATGAGAGTCGCTCTTTTAAAGTATAGAAATCGCTGCCTTTGGGTACATCGCGCAGACGTGTTTTCAGAGTATCGGGATCAATAAGCTCGCTGAACGGAACGGCTTTTAGGTCAAAATTATCAGTTACCGAAACCATAACCCCAAACATATTTTCACTGTAAAATTTATATGCACCATAACCAAGCATTGCACCTAGTACCACATCAAAACTTATTGGTGGAGCCGATCGTGTTTCATAACCAATCTGCTTTGCCACTATCTTTACTTCCATACCTGTTTTTTCCTGATAGCGTTTTTTAACGCGCTCAGCCAGTATCTCACCAATTTTTGCTTCTCGGTAAAGGATGTTTCCATGTTTATCAGTATGTTTTGGCTTATATTCATCGGGCAATTTATCAACAATGCCTTCGGATACTGCAATAACTCCATAAGGGCGCCTGTTATTTTCACGAGCAAGGATAACATTAGTAATTTTATCCACAAGCACATCGATATCGAGTACATCTTCTTCTATATCTTCAGCAGCTACCATCATAATTGCTTCAGCAGCAATACCCGCCGCATAGGTAATCCACCCTGCTTTGCGACCCATAAGTTCAACAATGAAAAAGCTATCTGTTGCCTGCGCATCAGCTTTAAGGTTCAACATCATCTTTTGTGCAGTATCAACTGCAGTCCAATACCCAAATGTCCAGGGTATTCCATAATAGTCGTTATCTATAGTTTTTGGTATGTGGATGACAGGGAAACCCATAAGGTTAAGGAAATTTGCTGTCTTTAATGTATCGTCGCCACCAATTGAAATTAGTGCACCAATTTTTAAATATTCAAATGCATCAATAATGTTTTTTAGCTTTTTACTTTTTTCAGGATCCTGTAAATCATTAAGCGTTTTAATATCCTTTCCGGGATTAGCACGTGAAGTTTTAAGGTATATTCCCCTTTCATTACGGACATGAGTAATATTGTAATCTATTTCTTCGTAGTGAACTCCCTTTTTAATTTTAGGATAATTGATGTTGAAGTCTTGTAAAAACTCATACCCCCTGTAAAAACCTATAACAGGAATACCATTATCTAAAAAATTGAGTGCTACTGATGAAATAACTGTATTTGCACTTGGCGCAGGGCCTCCAGAAAAAAGCATTCCTATCTTTTTATACGCAGGACGCAGTTTCATAATACAATCCTCTTATGATAAATTCAATACAAACAATCCCAGTTAAATAATACGTATATATTTTCTTAATAGCAATTATTTTTTTATTGCTTCAAAATAACCAAAGCATCAACTGCAACTGGTTTATTCCCATCAATAATAACTGGATTTATGTCAATTTCTGCTATTTCATCATATTTGCTTACAAGCTCACTTAACCCTACAAGAGCTTTTGCCATTGCTTCTCTGTCAACAGCTGGAGAACCTCTAAAAGGTCCTAATAATTTTTTTGTTCTAAGCTCATCCATCATTTCATGGGCATCAATTTCGGTTATTGGAGCAACTCTGAATGACACATCCTGCAGGGCTTCAGTGAAAATGCCTCCTAACCCAAACATGACACAGGGACCAAACTGCGGATCACGAATAGTCCCAAGTACAAATTCTCTGTTATCTCCATCAAGCCATTCTTGTACTAAAACTCCATCCAGTGGCACTCCTTTACCGGTTATTTCATCAAAAGCCCGTGCTACTTCTTCTTCGGTTTTCAATTTTAATTTTACCATTCCTAACTCGGTTTTATGAGTCAGCGTGTCTGCGCACCCTTTTAACACAACGGGGAATCCCAATTGCTGTGCATACGCAATTGCTTCTTCTCTTGTTTTTGCTAGATAGTTTCTTGAAACAGGAATACCTGCCATCTTTATTACATTCTTTGAATCATACTCGGATAATGCCTTTTGCTTGTTAGCTATCGCCCTTTCTAAAATCTCACGCATACACCTTGCTCCTTTTTGCTACGAAATTATAATATTGATACATTTTTGATAGGCACAACACTGCCTCTTCCGGGGAATCATAAATGACCACTTTATACTTATCCCCATTTGAATGAACTGTTTCATCGCCGGGCATCTTTGACAATGAAACCGGTAAAATTGGTTTATTATAACGATTCATAAGCTCTACTAATCTGTCAAGAAATTCCTTTTGATGTATATACAATAAATTTTTGAAATCATCAAATACACTTTTATCCATCTTTCCAAGATTATATACCGCTTCCGCAGCACGGTATGCAAATACCTTGGAACCAACTATGCCCAACACTATAACAGCATCAAAATCTTCATGAGCAACCATGAACTCAACTGCATCTTTAAATAATTGAAAATCTGGCTGCCCAACAAGATCCACAGGATTTCCCCTGCTCCAGAATGGTGGAAGCCTTTTATCAAGCTCATCTTTAATGGACTGTGGCAGTTGTGGTATTGCAAGGCCCCGCTCAGCACATTCATCAGCAGTAACAACACCCCACCCTCCACCAAGTGTAATAATCCCAATCCTATTACCCTTTGGAAGTGGAAATGAATCAAACGCAGCTGAAAGTGTTAATAGTTCGCGAGGGGACTCCGCAAATACAATCCCTGTTTGCTGCATAACACCTTTAAATATAGAAAAAGAGCCTGCCATTGCACCTGTATGTGATGCTGCTGCTTTACTCCCTATTTCAGTTCTTCCAGCCTTAAGAGCAATTATTGGCTTATGGAGCGATGTCTCTCTGGCTATTTCAACAAATACTCTGCCATCATCAACTCCCTCTACATACATGAGAATTACTTTTGTCTGACTATCGCTGTGAAAATATTTAAGGTAATCTTCAATTTTGAGAACTGCTTCATTACCTGAACCAACAAATTTTGCTATTCCAATATCTTCACTTTCTGCCCATTCCATAATCTGGTAACCCAGATTTCCACTTTGGGCAATTATTGAAATACCACCGGGTTTTGGGCGGGTGATAGCTCCTGTTGCATAAAGCGAACAATGAGTATTGACTATACCCATTGTATTTGGCCCAACAATATTCAGCCCATGAGTCTTTGCAAGTGCAATAATTTCTTTTTCCATTTGAAGACCTTCAGCGCCTGTTTCGCTGAAGCCCGATGTTATCATAACTACATTTTTAATTCCTTTTGTTATGCAATCCTGCAAAATCTGCATAACTGTCTTTGCAGGTGTAGTGATAAAAACCAGATCAACCGTTTCTGGAAGATCCACTATTGAAGGATAAGTTGTATACCCAAATACCTGAGATATATTGGGGTTCACTGGATAGTATCTACCTTGAAATTTGCCATCCAGTATGTTACTTGAAATGTACGTACCCCATTTAAAAGGTATTTCTGAAGCGCCAACAACAGCAACTGACTTTGGAGCAAATAAGTTATCAAGCATCACCGACCTCTTGGATAATTATTAATATACTCAAGGTTAATTAGTAAGACATATATATGTATGTCAACGATTTTGCACCAAATTTTTATAACTTTTCCACCACCAATTGTAAATAACCTAGAAAAAAGCGTATTGATTATTATTATCATTTAATATCCCTTACGCTTTTTCTGTGATTCCCATTTCCATGCAGATGCGACAATAGAATCAATATCAGTATACCTAGGTTGCCAGTTCAAAGAATTTTTAGCTTTCTGTGATGAAGCAACAAGTACCGCAGGATCTCCAGGCCTACGCGCTCCTTCTTGTACTTTAAATTCTTTTCCTGTAATGCGTCGTACCGAATCAATGACTTCTTTGACACTGAATCCCCTGCCATTTCCTAAATTAAACACATCGCTTTTGCCCGATTCCAGCAATTTCTCAAGGGCAAGAATATGTGCATCACCAAGGTCATTTACATGAATGTAATCACGAATACAGGTGCCATCAGGCGTATTATAATCGGTGCCAAAAATAGTTATTGTATACCCTGGATCAAGCACTGCGCGTATCACAAGCGGTATTAAGTGAGTTTCTGGCACATGGCTTTCACCAATTTCACCAGATTCATCAGCACCTGCTGCATTAAAATAACGCAGGCTAATAGCACTAAAATTATCCGAGCTTGACAGATCTTTTAATACTTCTTCAATAAAATATTTTGTTTTGCCATAAGGGCTTTCAGGTTTCATTTTGCTTTCTTCTGGAATTGGAACAATTTCTGGATTGCCATATACTGCAGCAGACGATGAAAAAATAAATCGCTTTACATTGGTTTTTATCATTGCTTCAAAGAGCGTAAGTGTTTTTGCTACATTATTTTCATAATATTTGAGTGGATACTGTACTGACTCACCAACTGCAATATATGAAGCAAAATTCATAACACACTCAATTTTATAATGCGATAGTACATGCAAAAGTTTATCAAAGTCGCCAATATCACCTTCAATAAATTCAAATCCTTTCACAAAATCCACAAATCCACCGCTTAAATTATCATAGACGATAGGGTTAAATCCTTTTTTTGCCAGTAGGCGAGTTACATGGCTTCCTATGTATCCTGCTCCACCAGTTACTAGAATATTTTTCATCATAATTCTCCTTAAATATTCACATTCTTTTTATCCAAAAATACTTATTTTTAATACCCTGCTGCCATGATGATTGATCCAACTATCAAACCCACTATAAGATTGATGCCTTTTATCAATAAAAAATCTTTTCTTGATTGCGCTAAAAGTGGCAGCATAGTATGCCCATCCTGAACAATTGAACTTGTTACCAGCACTGATAAAGGAACCAGGCCTTTTGCAAACATCACCACAAATAAAAGATGCGGTCCAGATTCTGGTATTACTCCAATAAGAGCTGCAATAATTAAAATGACCCATCGTGCACTATGTATTAATGAATCAAGATGCATAATATCTACCAGTAGGTGAATTACAATTAAAGCCGATAGCGTCCACAAAAAGATTCTTAAAAGATGCCGTTTAATAACATGTTCCCATAAATGCTCCTGTAAAAAATGCTCAGGAACTATCGCCACTATTATTATAGCTATTGTGATAATTACCGGCAATGCAATTTTTATAAAGCCTTCTTCTTGATGAAAAAAACCTGAAACAATTAATAACAATGCAACTGCCAACAAAGACATCAAAGATGCCCTTGATAAAGAAAGATTTTTCCACAATGAAAGTATATTTTCCAGAGTATAATGCATAAATGGAA
Proteins encoded:
- the atpH gene encoding ATP synthase F1 subunit delta translates to MATSEVAKVYAGALLEIAHEKNAISKIEEELSFLAELLKNDQDLMRYFSAPGITKESKKQFVDKVFGSELSELMVNFLKVLIDNGRQQDIPDINIAFSELLDIVNNRQKITLISSIKLDKDIINRIKKSLEDRFNKNIIVEEVIDPTILGGIIVQVDDLIIDASLKNDLLNLREKLLQSKIRGEVAY
- the atpF gene encoding F0F1 ATP synthase subunit B, translated to MLKVDPGLLLWTIITFIVLLLILWKAAWKPIVEALDARAEKIRGDIESAEKSRLEAERLFAEHKAMMDKAKEEAASIIAEGKADAERLRNSIVEKANQEAKDLIERARREINLAKDKALAEIHAEVVTISTDIAAKIIAKNLKVEDQKALVEEALQKIRTVQ
- the atpE gene encoding ATP synthase F0 subunit C, encoding MEYLGYSYLGAGFGAGLIVFGAALGIGKLATGALEGMARQPELSGDLRTAMIIAAALIEGFTFFALVVTFMLATKSPVVTPPVEKPAAAQTEVK
- the atpB gene encoding F0F1 ATP synthase subunit A, yielding MIQLLQGLQAIIQSSESGEKESMYDIVMHHLTDHPIHDGFIGKINQKFFHEKLFGIFDMTITKWVLMLWLSAFLCLIVFIPVARKIKNASYGSRSRWVNLWEVLIAFVHDEIVEPNFDHHYVKKAMPYFLTVFFFILFCNLIGLIPGMATATGNLAVTGGLALCTLVGMLGIGMIKQGVFGYWAGLVPHGVPAFVLPLMFPIEIIGLLIKPFALTVRLFANMTAGHVVIIIFIYLVMMFQSYWVGIGSVAGSLMIYLLELLVAFIQAYIFAVLSAMFIGASMHAH
- a CDS encoding AtpZ/AtpI family protein, which gives rise to MKRDITRIILAYSTIGIQLAITILVFLYGGYLLDKHFNSSPVFVVIGTIIGMGAGFYNLMKSLSELERLLKRSQQGDNNNSSGSKKRKWM
- a CDS encoding peptidylprolyl isomerase → MKRLLFVTVVMLVVAALIGCKCSSDVLATYSGATITRGQFKQWLQDKQFSVEAIMKSKKQQKDKLEMMAIENIALEEAKKENLLNTEKYRFLEDMALESVLLKHLYDREIKDKAEFKEPAYHLKQILLRVRDFKIINNKRVNLSGAELEKAYAEVQSKANEIIGKLKNGEKFEELAKMYSDDFSKKNGGDIGYVVKDMLSPEIVAAIEQKKPGIVETPIKTQQGIYIVQLVDKKELTKKNLNKIIDDEMQAKRLEQLLLRKAANNYIEKLMNASDVQFNEKNCKSKNPNDIIFKVGDSSFTVADLDKRISYFQHKGSPLSKATVDDTKRIDIAKNAFKVALLKREAIKDNLQANEELKKEVEKRKNMLFAKEYMDYIADRGIVITPKEIRDEYEKYKDTRFTTFINQKGKQIKQVMSFEKVKDQIENMIYRKKRAENLAKWKRDMLHINKFTIHEDQLEGK
- a CDS encoding tetratricopeptide repeat protein; the protein is MNSLIHQDNSFDCETLIEYGYDAIEKGNFRKAFRLFALAYRLIGNHPEILNGLGLTLCEMGKLKFSKNFLLFALKKFPDNVLILSNLATVYFEEYDYDRSIYYYTRALEVDPNFIEAHINLINVYFERGDIFMAYISCLDLLKKDPHNPEVQELCNDIILNMGLSLV
- a CDS encoding 6-phosphofructokinase, whose product is MKLRPAYKKIGMLFSGGPAPSANTVISSVALNFLDNGIPVIGFYRGYEFLQDFNINYPKIKKGVHYEEIDYNITHVRNERGIYLKTSRANPGKDIKTLNDLQDPEKSKKLKNIIDAFEYLKIGALISIGGDDTLKTANFLNLMGFPVIHIPKTIDNDYYGIPWTFGYWTAVDTAQKMMLNLKADAQATDSFFIVELMGRKAGWITYAAGIAAEAIMMVAAEDIEEDVLDIDVLVDKITNVILARENNRRPYGVIAVSEGIVDKLPDEYKPKHTDKHGNILYREAKIGEILAERVKKRYQEKTGMEVKIVAKQIGYETRSAPPISFDVVLGAMLGYGAYKFYSENMFGVMVSVTDNFDLKAVPFSELIDPDTLKTRLRDVPKGSDFYTLKERLSYRKSWE
- a CDS encoding acetate--CoA ligase family protein, translating into MREILERAIANKQKALSEYDSKNVIKMAGIPVSRNYLAKTREEAIAYAQQLGFPVVLKGCADTLTHKTELGMVKLKLKTEEEVARAFDEITGKGVPLDGVLVQEWLDGDNREFVLGTIRDPQFGPCVMFGLGGIFTEALQDVSFRVAPITEIDAHEMMDELRTKKLLGPFRGSPAVDREAMAKALVGLSELVSKYDEIAEIDINPVIIDGNKPVAVDALVILKQ
- a CDS encoding CoA-binding protein; this translates as MLDNLFAPKSVAVVGASEIPFKWGTYISSNILDGKFQGRYYPVNPNISQVFGYTTYPSIVDLPETVDLVFITTPAKTVMQILQDCITKGIKNVVMITSGFSETGAEGLQMEKEIIALAKTHGLNIVGPNTMGIVNTHCSLYATGAITRPKPGGISIIAQSGNLGYQIMEWAESEDIGIAKFVGSGNEAVLKIEDYLKYFHSDSQTKVILMYVEGVDDGRVFVEIARETSLHKPIIALKAGRTEIGSKAAASHTGAMAGSFSIFKGVMQQTGIVFAESPRELLTLSAAFDSFPLPKGNRIGIITLGGGWGVVTADECAERGLAIPQLPQSIKDELDKRLPPFWSRGNPVDLVGQPDFQLFKDAVEFMVAHEDFDAVIVLGIVGSKVFAYRAAEAVYNLGKMDKSVFDDFKNLLYIHQKEFLDRLVELMNRYNKPILPVSLSKMPGDETVHSNGDKYKVVIYDSPEEAVLCLSKMYQYYNFVAKRSKVYA
- the galE gene encoding UDP-glucose 4-epimerase GalE, with the translated sequence MKNILVTGGAGYIGSHVTRLLAKKGFNPIVYDNLSGGFVDFVKGFEFIEGDIGDFDKLLHVLSHYKIECVMNFASYIAVGESVQYPLKYYENNVAKTLTLFEAMIKTNVKRFIFSSSAAVYGNPEIVPIPEESKMKPESPYGKTKYFIEEVLKDLSSSDNFSAISLRYFNAAGADESGEIGESHVPETHLIPLVIRAVLDPGYTITIFGTDYNTPDGTCIRDYIHVNDLGDAHILALEKLLESGKSDVFNLGNGRGFSVKEVIDSVRRITGKEFKVQEGARRPGDPAVLVASSQKAKNSLNWQPRYTDIDSIVASAWKWESQKKRKGY
- a CDS encoding arsenic efflux protein — translated: MHTLLEVIKESLFITMFVIVIMLLVEYINVVTQGKIANLKTTRFKQYVISVVLGIIPGCLGGFAAAAMYSHGAITLGAIVATMIATSGDEAFVMFAMFPVVAIYLNIALATIGIAAGYCTDIIFKKHVHAEHCCDGLVVHDEIPFMHYTLENILSLWKNLSLSRASLMSLLAVALLLIVSGFFHQEEGFIKIALPVIITIAIIIVAIVPEHFLQEHLWEHVIKRHLLRIFLWTLSALIVIHLLVDIMHLDSLIHSARWVILIIAALIGVIPESGPHLLFVVMFAKGLVPLSVLVTSSIVQDGHTMLPLLAQSRKDFLLIKGINLIVGLIVGSIIMAAGY